The DNA region CCTCGTAAAATCGCCGCAAGGCTCTTTAACGAATCCATTCTCCAGACAGCTCCTTGGCGACCAGGAATGGGTCCCGTCGGGAGTTAAAATTATCATCGACATTGATCCAATGAATTTGCTTTAAATCAGTTCTGCGATCTACACTTATAGAAGTGCGCACAGTGGTCGCACAAGGACTGATATGATTCAATGCCCGCGCTGCGGAATACAAGTAACTGAGCTTCACCCTATCGAGGGCGATCTTGCTGCGAAATTGCAGCAGGCAGGCGAAGCCAATCTGCCACCGGAAGTGTGTGCAGGATGTATTTCTGATTTGCGCAGAACGGCCGTCACAAGTAGTGGCGGCGTATTGATGGCACAAGAGCGGGCACGCGAACAGCATCGCATGACGCTTTGGAAAAGCCGCGTGCAGCTAATCAAGCAAGCACGCAATTCCATGGGTCAGAAAATGTATGCCGAAGCCGCAATCTCTTACGAAAAATATCTGAAAATTCTGGATATCGTGTTTGAGGTTAAAAAAGGCGATAAGTTGCGCCCTGAAGCCTTCAAAGAAAGCGCACGCCATACAGAGCTTACAGTGGTTGCTTCCGTATACTGGGACTTGATGCGTATTTATGACACTCACGATCGCTATCATGAGCGCATGCAGAATTCTGCAAAGCAATTGGCGATGTTTGTGCAATTCACACCGATTTATCCGGATATCATTAAAAAGGCCGAGTCATTTGTTCGCACTGCCAAAAATCCGAATATTGTTAAAAATTTCCTGAAGCTTGCCGACAAAGAGCGTCCACGCTGTTTTATTGCAACTTCCGCGTTCGGTCCTCAGGCTTACGAAGTTCAAACACTGCGTGGTTTCCGAGATGAAACTTTGAAAGAATCGTTCCTCGGTCGTAAGTTTATTTACTATTACTACAGAATTTCCCCTTCTATAGCGTGCTCACTCGATAAGCACTCCTGGCTCAAACCCGCTGTCAGAGCCGTACTGCGCACATTGATTAAATGCGTTAGCCGATAATTCTAAAGCCTTCCTTCTTGCAAAGGCCCAGCCTTGTGGTGGAAGGTATTTACATGGCTCATATTTATGATTACGCAATTATCGGTAGTGGTTTGACAGGTCTTAGTATCGCAGCAGCTTTAAGCCGCGAAACCAAGAACATCGTTTTGCTTGAAGGTTTGGATAATTCCGCCGGCTCAAACAAACAAATTAATTTCCCAACAGGCCCTATCAACAACGGCATCCGCTTTGTTCCTGATTCTGTTTCCTCGGAAAAAGCTTTGGGCTTTTTGGAAAATCTATTGGGTCAGAAGGTGATTGCAGATGTTTCTGAAGAAGCACCTGTCACTTACGATTCTGGAAACTTCAAAACCTTCCTCGGTTTCGGTGAAAATCCGCCAGCATTCTGGGAAGAGCTTTCCTATTTCACTTCAAGCAAACGCATTGATCTGCAGCTGCAACCATTCCAATGGGCACAGATGCTGATGGAGCAATTCAAAGGCGATTTCGCCCCACGCTCCTATGTGACAAAGTTCCACCAGGAAGGTGATCGTGTAACATCCGTGACTGTCAACGGCTCGAAAACGATTCATGCTCACAACTTTATCTTCGCCGGCACAGTTCGCGATCTTTCTATTTTGCTTCCTGAGGACGCGATCTCCACGCGTGCGCGCTCCAAGCTGGGTAAAAACAATTATTGGACGGCACTATGCCTTGATATCTGCCACAGCAAAGCTGTGACTGAATCAACGGCAGTTCATGTTCTTAACGGCACAACTCAGGATGAGATCGGCCCTTGCGCCGGTCGCTTTATGCCCGCCGTTGAGGTTGATGGCAGCCAATTGCAAGCTTCCCAATGGATCACATTCATTGAAACCGAAATGACTGATGATAGCGAAGTTGTGGGAATGGCATTGAAAAAAATCAAACGCCAAATCAAACGCGCTTATCCTGAAGCTTTGGACGACATCAAGCTTGAGCGAATTTTTGTGGCTCCTTACATCGCCGGCAATGGCGACCTTAAGTTGAGCGCAAATCAAACGATCCCAAGCCTTGAGAATCTTTGGGTGGCCTCTTCCACTTTGAACGATCAAAAGAACCTTGTAGGGGCCCTTTTGCAGGCAGAAATGATAATTGCTTCCCTGGGCTTTAAAGTTGAGAAAACCGCAGCCTCCGAGGCTCCGGCCGAGGACTTTGCTGAAGCAAGCATGTAAGTTATTGAAATTATAGATGTTTGATTAACGCCGCTGCAGAAATGCCGCGGCGTTTCTTTTTGCAGCTTTTCATTCGAGAAACTCTGCTACCAGACTGAGCAAAAGATCCTTGCTCTTCCATGCCACGCTATGATATCCCGTGAGTCCAACAATAACACACTCTAGAGCACAACCTGGTCCCCGAGTACTGAAAAAGGGGTCTTCCGGCGAAACAAAAAAAGCTGGCTCTGCACTAGAGGAGGATTAACCAGAAAGGACGTACTACCATGGCACAAGTTACCATGAAAGAAATGCTAGACGCTGGAGTTCACTTCGGACACCAAACACAGCGTTGGAACCCAAAAATGAAACCTTACGTTTACACAGCTCGCGGCGGTATCCATATTATCGACCTGCAAAAAACTGTTGTTCGTGCGAACAAAGCTGCTGAATACGTAAAAGAAATCGCTGCTAACGGTGGTCGCATGATCTTCGTTGGTACTAAAAAACAAGCTATCGAGCCTGTTCAAGAAGCAGCAGCAAAATGCGGTCAATACTACGTTACTAAACGTTGGTTGGGCGGCATGATGACTAACTTCGAAACGATCAAATCTTCTATCGATCGTCTTCGTAAAGTTGATGCTATGAAAGAAAAAGGCGAATTCAACTACCTTACTAAAAAAGAACGCGCAAAAATCGAAAAAGAATACCTTCGTTTGTCTGAGTTCTTGAACGGTATCCGCGACATGAAAGAAATGCCTTCTGTAATGTTCGTAGTAGACCTTCCAAAAGAACACATCGCAGTTGCTGAAGCTAAACGCTTGGGTATGACTGTTGTTGGTATCGCTGATACAAACTCTGATCCAGATTCTATCGACTACCCAATTCCAGGGAATGACGATGCAATCCGTTCTATCAAATTGTTCACTAACCTGGTTGCTGACGCTTACATCGAAGGCGCTAAAACTTGGGAACAAAAAATCCGCACAATGACAGACAAACAATCTGACGTTGCTAAGGAAGCTAAAGGCGAAGAGGCAGCTCCTAAACGTCGTGCTCCTGCTGCAAAAGCTGGCGCGAAAGAAGCTCCTAAAAAATCTGCTGGTCCAGCAGTTGTTAAAGCCAACAAAGGTCGTAAACTTGTTGCTGCTGGTACAGCAGAAGAAGTTGAGATCCAAGCTGAGCTTGAAAACAAAGACGAATCTGCTGAGTAATCTCAGTCAGGTCTCTGAAGAAAGGGTGGCTTGACCACCCTTCTCTTTGTTTGTCCCATATATAATCAAAAGATCTTTATTACTGTTCTTATTATAAGGAGTCTTCCTAATGTCTATTTCCGCTACTCTTGTTAAAGAGCTAAGAGAAAAAACTAACGCAGGTATGATGGATTGCAAAAAGGCGCTTGAAGCGACTTCTGGCGATTTCGACGCTGCTGTTGAATGGTTGCGCGTTAAAGGTCTTGGCGCTGCAGCTAAAAAAGCTGACCGTATTGCTGCTGAAGGTGCGGTATTCGCACTACTTAACGGCACAACTGGTCTTGTTATGGAAATCAACTCTGAAACTGACTTCGTTGCTCGCAATGACGGTTTCAAAGCTTTGGCAGCTGACGTTGCTGAGCACATGTTCAAAACTGAACTTGCTGCTGACGTTTTGACTCAAGCTTTCTCTAAAGATTCTTCCAAAAAATTGGGCGATCTTTTCACAGAAGCTACTGCAACTATCGGTGAGAAAATCGTTCTTCGCCGTCAAGAGAAGTACACTGCTGCTGCAAACACTTTGGTTCACACGTACGTTCACGGTGAAGGCAAAATCGGTGTTATGATTGAAGTTGCTGTTTCTAAACCAGAAGCTGTAACTAACCCAGCATTGAAAACATTCGCACAAGATGTTGCTTTGCACATCGCTGCAATGAACCCAATGGCTATTTCTTCTGAACAAATCCCTGCGGACGTTGTTTCTAAAGAA from Bdellovibrio sp. GT3 includes:
- a CDS encoding CFI-box-CTERM domain-containing protein, which gives rise to MIQCPRCGIQVTELHPIEGDLAAKLQQAGEANLPPEVCAGCISDLRRTAVTSSGGVLMAQERAREQHRMTLWKSRVQLIKQARNSMGQKMYAEAAISYEKYLKILDIVFEVKKGDKLRPEAFKESARHTELTVVASVYWDLMRIYDTHDRYHERMQNSAKQLAMFVQFTPIYPDIIKKAESFVRTAKNPNIVKNFLKLADKERPRCFIATSAFGPQAYEVQTLRGFRDETLKESFLGRKFIYYYYRISPSIACSLDKHSWLKPAVRAVLRTLIKCVSR
- a CDS encoding NAD(P)-binding protein translates to MAHIYDYAIIGSGLTGLSIAAALSRETKNIVLLEGLDNSAGSNKQINFPTGPINNGIRFVPDSVSSEKALGFLENLLGQKVIADVSEEAPVTYDSGNFKTFLGFGENPPAFWEELSYFTSSKRIDLQLQPFQWAQMLMEQFKGDFAPRSYVTKFHQEGDRVTSVTVNGSKTIHAHNFIFAGTVRDLSILLPEDAISTRARSKLGKNNYWTALCLDICHSKAVTESTAVHVLNGTTQDEIGPCAGRFMPAVEVDGSQLQASQWITFIETEMTDDSEVVGMALKKIKRQIKRAYPEALDDIKLERIFVAPYIAGNGDLKLSANQTIPSLENLWVASSTLNDQKNLVGALLQAEMIIASLGFKVEKTAASEAPAEDFAEASM
- the rpsB gene encoding 30S ribosomal protein S2 → MAQVTMKEMLDAGVHFGHQTQRWNPKMKPYVYTARGGIHIIDLQKTVVRANKAAEYVKEIAANGGRMIFVGTKKQAIEPVQEAAAKCGQYYVTKRWLGGMMTNFETIKSSIDRLRKVDAMKEKGEFNYLTKKERAKIEKEYLRLSEFLNGIRDMKEMPSVMFVVDLPKEHIAVAEAKRLGMTVVGIADTNSDPDSIDYPIPGNDDAIRSIKLFTNLVADAYIEGAKTWEQKIRTMTDKQSDVAKEAKGEEAAPKRRAPAAKAGAKEAPKKSAGPAVVKANKGRKLVAAGTAEEVEIQAELENKDESAE
- the tsf gene encoding translation elongation factor Ts, translated to MSISATLVKELREKTNAGMMDCKKALEATSGDFDAAVEWLRVKGLGAAAKKADRIAAEGAVFALLNGTTGLVMEINSETDFVARNDGFKALAADVAEHMFKTELAADVLTQAFSKDSSKKLGDLFTEATATIGEKIVLRRQEKYTAAANTLVHTYVHGEGKIGVMIEVAVSKPEAVTNPALKTFAQDVALHIAAMNPMAISSEQIPADVVSKEKEILTAKNLESGKKPEMIEKIVEGQIRKFLAENCLMDQAFVKNPDLKVSDLAKNVGKEIGADVTVKRFVRFELGAGIEKKSNDFAAEVAAQMKGH